In a single window of the Acetivibrio clariflavus DSM 19732 genome:
- a CDS encoding type II secretion system F family protein, producing the protein MSTLNIVIMTVGTVALLLWLIFFILGNKYDGMFDSLNEKDFPLKEIYGVGYAALETFRYSFNSKSDRKLKHEIEILYGDKYAEYFLRVIHAQKVTLSMTLFVISFVFYGLTNEIGVLLVMFMFSGLAFYYYGTLTHKKILKRSDEMLRDFTEVVSKLALLTNAGMILREAWETVAKGGNTTFYQEMQRSVDQMKNGVTEIDALYEFGVRCIIPEIKKLTSTLIQGLIKGNSELAAILQEQSKEVWDAKKQRVKRQGEKAASKLLIPMSIMFLGILIMIVVPIFANIGA; encoded by the coding sequence ATGTCAACCCTTAATATTGTAATAATGACAGTGGGAACTGTAGCTTTATTGTTGTGGCTAATATTTTTCATATTAGGAAACAAGTATGATGGAATGTTTGACAGTTTGAATGAGAAGGATTTTCCCTTAAAGGAAATATACGGAGTGGGGTATGCAGCCCTTGAAACGTTCAGATATTCATTTAATTCAAAGTCTGACCGTAAACTGAAGCACGAAATTGAGATTTTGTATGGGGACAAGTATGCAGAGTACTTTTTAAGAGTGATACATGCTCAGAAGGTCACTCTTTCTATGACACTTTTTGTAATATCTTTCGTGTTTTACGGGTTGACTAACGAAATTGGGGTACTTCTTGTAATGTTTATGTTTTCAGGACTAGCTTTCTATTACTATGGAACATTGACTCATAAGAAGATTTTAAAGCGTTCTGATGAAATGTTGAGAGATTTTACTGAAGTTGTCTCAAAGCTGGCATTACTTACAAATGCCGGAATGATATTAAGAGAAGCGTGGGAAACAGTAGCTAAGGGTGGAAATACTACTTTTTATCAAGAGATGCAGAGAAGTGTTGACCAGATGAAAAACGGAGTTACTGAAATAGATGCTTTGTATGAGTTTGGTGTAAGATGTATAATACCCGAGATAAAAAAGCTTACATCTACATTGATTCAAGGGTTGATAAAAGGAAACAGTGAGCTTGCGGCTATTTTGCAAGAGCAAAGTAAAGAAGTATGGGATGCCAAAAAACAAAGAGTGAAGAGACAGGGAGAAAAGGCAGCAAGCAAACTGCTTATACCAATGAGTATCATGTTTTTAGGTATACTGATTATGATTGTAGTTCCAATATTTGCTAATATAGGAGCCTAA
- a CDS encoding Flp1 family type IVb pilin codes for MTQLKFFATYAKVKLAKWLSDEKGEVNIIATVVLMGIAVILAIIFKDKVKELLDVLFAKLTENATNAMDNK; via the coding sequence ATGACTCAGTTAAAGTTTTTTGCTACATATGCAAAAGTTAAATTAGCTAAGTGGTTATCCGACGAAAAAGGTGAAGTAAACATTATAGCAACCGTTGTTTTAATGGGAATTGCAGTTATTTTAGCAATAATTTTCAAGGATAAAGTTAAGGAATTACTTGATGTTTTATTTGCTAAATTAACTGAAAACGCAACTAATGCTATGGATAACAAATAG
- a CDS encoding CpaF family protein, which translates to MDLDKYKDLLNDIKKYVTQNLPLSELENDELQAEIEKIVQDKTSEQYLTIETKIKIAQEIFSSIRGFGPLDAILADDSITEIMINGPDKIFIEKSGKLSRLDMKFESQRKLEDIIQRIVGLAGREVNQANPIVDTRLPDGSRVNVVLPPIALCGPTMTIRKFSKSPMTIEKLIEYGSITEEIAEKLELLVRAKYNIFICGGTGSGKTTFLNALSNFIPKDERIITIEDAAELQIVGVDNLVSLETRKANSTGSGEITMRDLIKASLRMRPERIVVGEVRGGEALDMLQAMNTGHDGSLSTGHANSTQDMLSRLETMVLQGAEGLPLEAIRQQIASALDIIIHLSRMRDYSRKTVEITEVLGYENGMIKLNPLYVFEEDTEKSTAEKVVGSLVRKNELIKYDKLRAAGIFREI; encoded by the coding sequence ATGGATCTAGATAAATACAAAGACTTATTGAACGATATCAAGAAATATGTTACCCAAAATCTTCCGTTGAGCGAACTTGAAAATGACGAGTTACAGGCGGAAATTGAGAAGATAGTCCAGGACAAAACGTCTGAGCAATATCTCACCATTGAAACGAAAATAAAAATAGCACAAGAGATATTTAGCTCTATTAGAGGATTTGGACCATTAGATGCAATATTGGCGGATGATTCAATTACCGAAATAATGATAAATGGTCCGGATAAAATATTTATTGAAAAAAGCGGAAAGCTTTCGAGACTGGACATGAAGTTTGAGAGTCAAAGAAAGCTGGAGGATATCATTCAGCGAATAGTTGGCTTAGCAGGGCGTGAAGTAAATCAGGCAAATCCAATTGTTGATACAAGACTTCCTGATGGTTCGCGTGTCAATGTTGTATTGCCACCAATTGCTTTGTGCGGGCCGACAATGACCATCAGAAAATTTTCAAAATCGCCTATGACCATAGAGAAACTTATAGAATATGGTTCGATAACGGAAGAAATTGCTGAGAAGTTAGAGCTTTTGGTGAGAGCAAAATACAACATATTCATATGTGGGGGAACTGGATCGGGAAAAACTACATTTCTTAATGCACTTTCCAATTTTATTCCAAAAGATGAAAGAATAATCACAATAGAAGATGCAGCTGAATTGCAGATTGTCGGAGTTGACAATTTGGTCAGTTTGGAGACGAGGAAGGCAAATTCAACCGGTTCCGGAGAAATAACTATGAGAGATCTAATAAAAGCATCTCTTCGTATGAGACCTGAGCGAATCGTTGTCGGTGAGGTTAGAGGCGGAGAGGCGCTTGACATGCTCCAAGCTATGAACACCGGGCATGACGGTTCACTTTCGACGGGTCACGCAAACTCCACCCAAGATATGCTGAGCAGACTAGAAACAATGGTGTTGCAAGGCGCGGAAGGATTACCTTTGGAAGCAATAAGGCAGCAGATAGCATCGGCTCTTGATATAATTATACATCTTTCGAGAATGAGAGATTACTCCAGAAAAACGGTTGAGATAACCGAAGTGCTAGGTTATGAAAATGGCATGATTAAATTAAATCCGCTTTATGTTTTTGAGGAAGATACTGAAAAGAGTACTGCTGAAAAAGTAGTGGGAAGTCTTGTAAGGAAAAATGAGCTTATAAAATATGATAAACTTAGAGCAGCTGGGATATTTAGAGAGATATGA
- a CDS encoding AAA family ATPase, with protein sequence MKIKLAILDENPIFLERISTALGNRYADKLEIYSFTDLDVALGKLEECKINVFICSDSFEINVNRLPKRCGFAYFVESPGIESVRGQSAICKFQKGELIYKEVLSIYAEKVSNFAEFKLDSNSGTAVITFTSASGGVGCSTIAAACAIAFAKQGFKTLYLNMEQCGDSNCVFSAPGQFDFSDVIYALKSKKSNLNLKLESTVKQDPSGVFFYDPCKVALDMAEINSDEIRSLLNNLTLSDTYQYIIIDTNFRIDKSFVEYLKLSTKVIFVCDGLEVSNIKLRRAYDALAIYEKQLEIPLLSKLSLIYNKFSNKMSCSSNIENLNVIGGVQRFENASYKQIVDKLSTLDLVKRIVG encoded by the coding sequence ATGAAAATAAAACTAGCAATTCTTGATGAGAATCCTATTTTTTTAGAACGAATTTCAACAGCGTTGGGTAATAGATATGCAGATAAATTGGAGATATATTCGTTTACAGATTTAGATGTGGCTCTTGGAAAGCTTGAAGAATGCAAAATAAATGTGTTTATCTGTAGTGATTCTTTTGAAATCAATGTTAATAGACTTCCTAAAAGGTGTGGTTTTGCATATTTTGTAGAGTCTCCTGGCATTGAGTCAGTTCGAGGGCAAAGTGCCATCTGCAAATTCCAAAAAGGCGAGTTAATTTATAAGGAAGTACTTAGTATCTATGCCGAGAAGGTTTCCAATTTTGCAGAGTTTAAACTCGACAGTAATTCCGGAACAGCTGTTATAACTTTTACGTCTGCCAGCGGTGGTGTAGGGTGTTCGACTATAGCAGCGGCTTGTGCTATTGCATTTGCTAAGCAGGGATTCAAGACTTTATACCTCAATATGGAGCAGTGTGGAGATTCTAACTGCGTTTTTAGTGCTCCTGGACAATTTGATTTTAGTGACGTTATATATGCTCTAAAGAGTAAAAAATCAAATTTGAATTTAAAGCTGGAGAGCACCGTAAAGCAGGATCCGTCAGGTGTATTTTTTTATGATCCATGCAAAGTAGCTTTGGATATGGCGGAAATTAACAGTGATGAGATAAGAAGTTTACTCAATAATCTTACTTTATCAGATACTTATCAGTATATAATTATTGATACTAATTTTAGAATTGATAAGTCTTTTGTTGAATATCTAAAGCTAAGTACAAAGGTTATATTTGTATGCGACGGTCTAGAGGTATCGAATATTAAGCTGCGCAGAGCGTATGATGCACTTGCAATTTATGAAAAACAACTGGAGATTCCATTATTATCGAAATTATCACTTATATATAACAAATTTAGTAACAAAATGAGTTGCTCAAGTAACATTGAAAATTTGAATGTAATAGGTGGAGTACAGAGGTTTGAAAACGCTTCTTATAAGCAAATTGTAGATAAATTGTCTACTTTGGATTTAGTAAAAAGAATAGTGGGCTAA
- a CDS encoding type II secretion system F family protein yields MGIFRGKKKVEEKEPEYYLSATNIPTINYKVYYMKAVEKIGYFLLAFIAGAAVGYLFYGGIGRDELGQPTNLTRVLDIIIPSVVGLLAGKIYLPIRTQQIKDKRIRILKNQFRDMLESVATSLGAGKNVPDSFIAAYNDMRVQYSDDAYIVKEIEVINSGIQNNIGIEELLEDFGRRSGIEDIMSFANVFNICYRKGGNIKDIIKNTYIILSEKMEIAEDIETIVTANKTEQTIMIFLPIGLVAVIKMMSPEFAANFSSLVGIISTSIAIGAFVIAYFIGREILDIKI; encoded by the coding sequence ATGGGGATATTTAGAGGCAAAAAGAAGGTTGAAGAAAAGGAGCCTGAGTATTATTTATCTGCAACAAATATTCCTACAATTAATTACAAAGTATATTATATGAAGGCAGTTGAAAAAATTGGATATTTTCTTCTGGCATTTATTGCTGGAGCGGCTGTTGGATACCTATTCTATGGAGGCATAGGCAGGGATGAATTGGGACAACCCACTAATTTGACAAGGGTGCTAGATATAATTATACCGTCTGTAGTGGGTTTACTGGCTGGGAAGATATATTTACCGATACGCACACAACAAATAAAGGATAAGAGAATTAGAATTCTTAAAAACCAGTTTAGAGATATGCTGGAATCAGTAGCAACGTCATTGGGTGCAGGTAAGAACGTCCCTGATTCATTTATTGCTGCGTACAACGATATGCGTGTTCAATATTCTGATGATGCATACATAGTAAAGGAAATTGAAGTGATAAATTCAGGCATTCAGAATAATATAGGGATAGAAGAGCTTTTGGAGGATTTTGGGAGAAGAAGCGGAATAGAAGACATCATGAGTTTTGCAAATGTATTCAATATTTGCTACCGCAAAGGTGGAAACATAAAGGATATTATAAAGAATACTTATATTATACTTAGTGAAAAAATGGAAATTGCAGAAGATATAGAAACCATAGTAACGGCCAATAAAACGGAACAGACTATAATGATATTTTTGCCAATAGGCCTTGTTGCAGTAATTAAAATGATGAGTCCTGAATTTGCCGCAAACTTTTCGTCACTCGTTGGAATAATTTCAACATCAATAGCAATCGGGGCTTTTGTCATAGCCTATTTTATAGGTCGTGAAATATTGGATATAAAGATTTAG
- a CDS encoding DUF5702 domain-containing protein — MNFFQKTKGAISIFLVIILVPMITLSGLFVDAGRVKLSRAVMSSAGDLVMNTALTNYDTVLKDMYGLFATAQDKEDLFAKLEDYYRTSIISAGVNGEEADAYVAYLMKTLGMVSEEETSDLLNMQLIDFAINEVENANMANATIVKSGIVNFMKYRGPINIGLSFFNALQTFTSLSKSTELVEKRKEYYEEQESVMKNCKEAWKYINNYNKNDMLKTETYFDDFKNESRRFKEKYTDIGKKIIKDLYDTQRYANNPLKPLRDYDFDYESNAQMIERKIRAFNDAVTRLEEKEREVNEYVYPDGAYDLQYLVQGNRRKIFENYANAMENLNKCYQDLICAIENEMEEIIKIDEVTGLPIVRKEKVSPTRSTTEYDNIFESKKRIYDEKLSKLSRIAESIGTKVDPTETNNKIVELYNKFTKFKNDLEDAKRNLDKALEYLNKVYNAVKPEGTLEKIKSEWEATTRAEELANSPLAKQDAAEIKNLSSFLKANEVEALINRLRNISTNLGNMLSELEKFAFFDTKLSEIKDYESMKNVIEGEIGSTELKSVPIKEIELNNKINIWLLDCFTEGEVNADWINRTGTQINLSTQDKLNFYVFLYTNFNKVEENSSKESEGRNLHKEARDKLEDKAEDIAEEAEAEDEEAKASREIKDKPELPSKLNVGGGQETQSRKVTTNKDSAVSDTKKSLSGMFSNLGRALKNAGITLRDDIYISDYIMSMFSYDTIEKELKHDHPDADLKSMLKTLTKNPIDEDHNFAYRREIEYIIFGGKNSSNVKKAYGSIFGIRLAFNLIYAFTDSEIRDGAMAIAVPISAATFGVVPAPLIQVGIIIGISIAESALDIKDLKKGEPVPLFKNKQTWRVSLTGVVRILKKEAMDVLQDAADVVIDEARNRLNEFLDKTDQELQEMINSGAREVDELLDSVEVSFNSMIERHANMAIQKLTTLVSNAIEEAKMDDKFNKVNYIKEGLDKWLEEERAISGEDSLSYIAKYEAVNIIKERIDTILSQFESAINSVTESAESAIIDIGVALQGEIGRIRSVINRKLADGTEKINAYRENMKEQIRSSIDDGAEALKNTINEKLDGVFGGTTGEGISLNKGDSTGMASLLSFQYSDYLRLFTLIGLLANPDAILLRTADVIQCNMQLIQSDESYRLKNAVAYVEVNATVQVKPLFLALPLFADVESNPKDDSNWYTIKYKGIKGY, encoded by the coding sequence ATGAATTTTTTTCAAAAAACAAAAGGTGCAATTTCAATTTTTCTAGTTATTATATTGGTACCGATGATTACATTGTCCGGATTGTTCGTAGATGCGGGCAGAGTAAAACTGTCTCGGGCGGTAATGAGTTCTGCAGGAGACCTTGTAATGAATACTGCCTTAACAAACTACGATACTGTTTTAAAGGACATGTACGGGCTTTTTGCAACAGCACAGGATAAAGAAGATCTGTTTGCAAAATTGGAAGATTATTACCGTACAAGTATTATATCAGCAGGAGTAAATGGAGAAGAAGCTGATGCTTATGTTGCATATCTGATGAAAACACTGGGGATGGTTTCGGAAGAGGAAACATCAGACCTTTTAAATATGCAGCTTATTGATTTTGCTATAAATGAAGTTGAAAACGCAAACATGGCGAATGCCACTATTGTAAAAAGCGGTATTGTGAACTTTATGAAGTATCGCGGACCTATAAATATCGGGCTGAGCTTTTTTAACGCTTTGCAGACTTTTACATCTCTCAGCAAGTCTACAGAGCTGGTAGAAAAAAGGAAAGAATATTACGAAGAGCAAGAATCCGTAATGAAGAATTGCAAAGAAGCCTGGAAATATATAAATAATTACAACAAAAATGACATGCTCAAGACCGAAACGTATTTTGATGATTTTAAAAATGAATCCAGAAGGTTCAAAGAAAAATATACTGATATAGGAAAGAAAATAATAAAAGATTTGTATGATACACAGAGATATGCAAATAATCCGTTAAAACCTCTAAGAGATTATGATTTTGATTATGAATCTAATGCTCAAATGATAGAAAGAAAGATAAGGGCATTTAATGATGCTGTTACAAGACTTGAGGAAAAAGAAAGAGAAGTAAACGAATATGTTTATCCCGATGGTGCTTATGATTTGCAATATCTGGTACAGGGTAACAGAAGAAAAATTTTTGAAAACTATGCTAATGCAATGGAAAATTTAAACAAATGTTATCAGGATCTGATTTGTGCAATAGAGAATGAAATGGAAGAAATAATTAAAATAGATGAAGTAACGGGTTTGCCTATAGTAAGAAAGGAAAAGGTAAGTCCTACACGTTCAACAACAGAATATGATAATATTTTTGAAAGTAAAAAACGTATATATGATGAGAAGCTATCAAAGCTTTCACGAATTGCTGAAAGTATTGGTACTAAAGTAGACCCTACCGAAACCAATAATAAAATTGTTGAATTATATAACAAGTTTACAAAGTTTAAAAATGATTTGGAAGATGCAAAGAGAAATTTGGATAAAGCTCTAGAATATCTGAACAAAGTCTATAATGCTGTGAAGCCGGAAGGAACTCTGGAAAAAATAAAAAGTGAATGGGAAGCAACAACAAGAGCCGAGGAATTGGCAAACAGCCCCTTGGCAAAACAGGATGCTGCAGAAATAAAAAACCTTTCATCCTTTTTAAAGGCAAACGAAGTTGAAGCTCTCATAAATAGGTTGAGAAATATATCGACAAATTTGGGTAATATGCTGAGTGAGTTAGAAAAATTTGCATTTTTTGATACGAAGCTTTCAGAAATAAAAGACTATGAATCAATGAAGAATGTAATTGAAGGAGAAATAGGGAGTACAGAGTTAAAATCTGTACCAATAAAAGAAATTGAGCTAAACAATAAAATTAACATTTGGCTCCTGGATTGCTTTACAGAAGGTGAAGTAAATGCAGACTGGATAAATCGTACCGGAACACAAATAAATTTGTCAACGCAAGACAAATTGAATTTTTACGTATTTTTATATACAAATTTTAATAAAGTAGAAGAAAATAGTTCTAAGGAAAGTGAAGGAAGAAATTTACATAAAGAGGCAAGAGATAAACTTGAGGATAAAGCAGAAGATATAGCAGAAGAGGCTGAGGCTGAAGATGAAGAGGCAAAAGCATCAAGAGAAATAAAAGATAAGCCGGAATTGCCTTCTAAGCTTAATGTGGGTGGAGGACAGGAGACACAAAGCAGAAAAGTTACAACTAATAAAGATAGTGCTGTTTCTGACACTAAGAAGTCTCTTAGCGGAATGTTTTCAAACCTGGGCAGGGCTTTAAAGAATGCGGGCATTACTCTTAGGGATGATATCTATATATCTGACTATATAATGAGTATGTTCAGCTATGACACAATTGAGAAAGAGCTCAAACATGATCATCCAGATGCGGATTTGAAGTCTATGCTAAAGACTTTGACGAAGAATCCGATAGATGAGGATCATAACTTTGCATACAGAAGAGAAATTGAATACATAATTTTTGGCGGTAAAAACAGTAGTAATGTTAAAAAAGCTTATGGCTCAATATTTGGAATTCGCCTGGCTTTTAACCTTATATATGCCTTTACCGATTCAGAAATAAGAGATGGTGCTATGGCAATAGCTGTGCCTATTTCGGCAGCAACCTTTGGAGTAGTACCGGCACCATTGATTCAGGTTGGCATAATTATAGGTATCTCAATAGCGGAGTCAGCACTGGATATAAAGGACTTGAAAAAAGGAGAGCCTGTACCGCTGTTTAAAAATAAACAGACATGGCGTGTAAGTTTAACTGGCGTAGTGAGGATATTAAAAAAAGAAGCTATGGATGTATTGCAAGATGCTGCAGATGTTGTAATTGATGAAGCTAGAAATCGGTTGAACGAGTTTCTTGACAAAACAGATCAAGAACTACAAGAGATGATTAATAGTGGAGCAAGAGAAGTAGATGAACTTTTAGATTCAGTTGAAGTATCTTTTAATTCGATGATTGAGCGCCACGCTAACATGGCTATTCAGAAGCTTACAACTTTAGTAAGCAATGCAATCGAAGAAGCTAAGATGGATGACAAGTTCAACAAAGTGAATTATATAAAGGAAGGACTTGATAAGTGGTTGGAGGAAGAGAGAGCAATTTCAGGTGAGGACAGCTTAAGCTACATAGCAAAGTATGAGGCTGTTAATATTATAAAGGAAAGAATAGATACTATATTGAGTCAATTTGAAAGTGCAATAAATTCTGTAACTGAATCTGCTGAAAGTGCAATTATTGATATTGGAGTAGCGCTTCAAGGCGAGATCGGTAGAATTAGATCTGTTATTAATCGGAAATTAGCAGATGGGACTGAAAAAATCAATGCCTATCGTGAAAATATGAAAGAACAAATAAGATCTTCCATTGATGATGGTGCAGAAGCACTGAAGAATACTATAAATGAAAAGTTGGATGGTGTGTTTGGAGGTACAACTGGTGAAGGTATTTCTCTCAACAAAGGAGATAGTACAGGAATGGCTTCGTTATTATCTTTCCAATATAGTGACTATCTCAGATTGTTTACACTCATTGGACTGTTGGCAAACCCTGATGCCATACTTTTGAGAACTGCAGATGTAATACAGTGCAATATGCAACTGATACAATCCGATGAAAGTTACAGGCTTAAGAATGCGGTAGCATATGTAGAAGTTAATGCTACGGTACAAGTAAAACCGTTGTTTTTGGCACTCCCGCTGTTTGCCGATGTAGAATCTAATCCGAAGGATGATTCTAATTGGTATACGATTAAATATAAAGGTATTAAAGGATATTAG
- a CDS encoding TadE/TadG family type IV pilus assembly protein produces MKNLKAGVKSFAKEDKGAIIVEASIVFPVMFFVLFFLILFGNVIYKQCQINSIVTEYAILGAQYCADPLLAQMEANGGAVPTSVDVKPYRYIFGNMGDVEDMIEERVKKALAGELTFFRGMQPVLDKNAGKIASYNNYVLYSTFSVEVHYQIKFPIRFLGEDTPTIIKSCSRAEIPVVDPAELIRNTDMAIDFLEDTIVGQKIASVFNKVNTFINNFSSR; encoded by the coding sequence ATGAAAAATTTGAAAGCAGGAGTTAAAAGTTTTGCTAAGGAGGACAAAGGTGCTATTATTGTTGAAGCAAGTATTGTTTTTCCTGTAATGTTCTTTGTTTTATTCTTTCTAATACTCTTTGGCAACGTTATATACAAGCAGTGCCAGATAAATAGCATAGTGACTGAATATGCAATTTTGGGAGCGCAATATTGTGCTGATCCATTATTGGCGCAAATGGAAGCTAATGGCGGAGCTGTACCTACAAGTGTTGATGTAAAACCCTATAGGTACATATTTGGCAACATGGGTGATGTGGAAGACATGATAGAAGAGCGAGTAAAAAAGGCCTTAGCGGGAGAACTTACATTTTTTAGGGGAATGCAGCCTGTCCTTGATAAGAATGCCGGAAAAATTGCTTCATATAATAACTATGTTCTTTATTCGACTTTTTCCGTCGAAGTTCATTACCAGATTAAATTTCCTATTAGGTTTTTAGGAGAGGATACCCCGACTATTATAAAATCATGCTCTAGAGCAGAAATTCCGGTTGTAGATCCTGCTGAGCTCATAAGAAATACGGATATGGCTATAGATTTTTTGGAGGATACTATAGTCGGGCAAAAAATAGCAAGTGTTTTTAATAAGGTAAATACATTTATAAATAACTTTAGCAGTAGGTAA